In Candidatus Vesicomyosocius okutanii, one DNA window encodes the following:
- a CDS encoding class I SAM-dependent methyltransferase, which produces MLFSYKIRQVILEQIIKNTIIQNAGPIGFDEFMNLALYYPALGYYRSGLEKFSKNGDFITAPETSDLFGFCLANQCAQVLNGTNDILEFGSGSGILATQILFELGRLKKLPQKYYILELSGELKHRQAETISKVLPELIDRIVWLDELPSDFSGVVIANEVLDAMPAKRVIYKNKQFYELGIDHHENEFFWRKFDSPYQNDKILLPNNVIEDYRTEINLHAIAWIDSLYNATNKALVLLIDYGMSRDEYFHPQRLDGTLRCYYHHKASENPFLNIGKQDITTSVNFSDIADQASISGFKVNGYATQALFLISLGISDYLLKQKDKNKRMNLAQQIKQLVLPSVMGESFKVLALSKKLSVRLIGFVEQDLSGKL; this is translated from the coding sequence GTGCTATTTTCATATAAAATACGTCAAGTGATTCTTGAACAAATTATTAAAAATACTATTATACAAAATGCTGGTCCTATAGGTTTTGATGAATTTATGAATTTAGCGCTCTACTATCCTGCATTAGGTTATTATAGATCGGGTTTGGAAAAATTTAGTAAAAATGGCGATTTTATTACCGCACCAGAAACTTCAGATTTATTTGGATTTTGCTTGGCTAATCAATGTGCTCAGGTGCTAAATGGTACCAATGATATCTTAGAGTTTGGTTCAGGTAGTGGTATTCTTGCTACTCAGATACTTTTTGAGCTAGGAAGGTTAAAAAAGTTGCCACAAAAGTATTATATTTTAGAGTTAAGTGGTGAGCTTAAACACAGACAAGCAGAAACCATTAGTAAGGTATTACCAGAATTAATAGATAGAATAGTTTGGCTTGATGAATTGCCATCAGATTTTTCTGGTGTGGTGATTGCTAATGAAGTATTAGATGCCATGCCAGCAAAACGTGTTATTTATAAAAATAAACAATTTTATGAGTTAGGTATTGATCATCATGAGAATGAATTTTTTTGGAGAAAATTCGATTCTCCTTATCAAAATGATAAAATATTATTACCTAATAATGTGATTGAAGATTATAGAACTGAAATAAATCTTCATGCTATAGCATGGATTGACTCCTTATATAATGCTACTAATAAGGCGCTCGTATTGTTGATTGATTATGGCATGAGTAGGGATGAATATTTTCATCCACAAAGATTAGATGGTACTTTAAGGTGTTATTATCACCACAAGGCAAGTGAAAACCCATTTTTGAATATAGGTAAGCAAGATATTACTACATCAGTTAATTTTTCTGATATTGCTGATCAAGCAAGTATTAGTGGTTTCAAGGTTAATGGTTATGCGACACAGGCGTTATTTTTGATTTCATTGGGTATTAGTGATTATTTGCTTAAACAAAAAGATAAAAATAAACGTATGAATTTAGCACAACAAATTAAACAGTTGGTTCTACCTAGTGTAATGGGTGAGAGTTTTAAGGTGTTGGCCTTAAGTAAGAAATTATCGGTAAGATTAATAGGATTTGTTGAACAAGATCTAAGTGGTAAATTGTAA
- a CDS encoding undecaprenyl-diphosphate phosphatase, producing MDVSQTIVLALIQGLSEFLPISSSAHLILVPKLTNWTDQGLIFDVVVHMGTLSAVIFYYQAMIRSLFFDFYYSIIKRQIIGQSKLAWGVLLGTIPIGLVGMIFKDFVAVDLRSIEIIAYTTLVFGLLLGFASWFNHKNKNPKSTISWIDVSFVSMMQILALIPGTSRSGITITACMLVGLSRKLSIQFSFLLSIPVITLSLILMLIDLYHQTQLVNVSLLVLGFVISTISAYATIIFVIRLIDMVGMTPFVIYRLILGVFLFFL from the coding sequence ATGGATGTTTCTCAGACAATTGTTTTAGCGTTAATCCAAGGTTTGAGTGAGTTTTTACCTATCTCTTCTTCAGCTCATTTAATTTTAGTACCAAAGTTAACCAATTGGACTGACCAAGGTTTGATATTCGATGTAGTGGTGCATATGGGTACTCTAAGTGCAGTGATATTTTATTATCAAGCAATGATTAGGAGTTTGTTTTTTGATTTTTATTATTCAATAATTAAACGTCAAATTATTGGTCAATCAAAGTTGGCATGGGGAGTGCTGTTAGGTACTATTCCAATAGGATTAGTTGGTATGATATTTAAAGATTTTGTTGCAGTTGATTTACGTTCAATAGAGATTATTGCTTATACAACATTAGTGTTTGGATTACTTTTAGGTTTTGCTAGTTGGTTTAATCATAAAAATAAAAATCCAAAAAGTACAATCAGTTGGATAGATGTTAGCTTTGTCAGTATGATGCAAATCTTAGCATTAATTCCAGGAACTTCTAGATCAGGAATAACAATTACTGCTTGTATGTTAGTAGGGCTGTCTAGGAAATTATCAATACAATTTTCATTTTTATTATCAATTCCTGTAATTACTTTGTCATTAATACTTATGTTGATTGATTTGTATCATCAGACACAATTGGTTAATGTTAGTTTATTAGTCTTAGGTTTTGTAATTTCAACAATTAGCGCTTATGCAACTATTATTTTTGTTATCAGATTAATAGATATGGTTGGTATGACACCATTTGTTATCTATAGATTAATTTTAGGCGTATTTTTATTCTTCTTATAA
- the lpxC gene encoding UDP-3-O-acyl-N-acetylglucosamine deacetylase → MIKQRTIKKEVKARGIGIHSGSVVNMTLIPAKEDHGVVFRRMDVGDKLVRAHSAFVNEVVLSTGLENKGVKVSTVEHLMSAFSALGIDNVLVELDSFEVPIMDGSSAPFIFLVQSAGIEEQSTHKKFFVIKDTIRVENGDSWAQVSKYEGFKVSLEIDFDHKKVKESGEKLSINFSKQSYLKEISRARTFGYMKDVEMMQRQNLALGASMDNAIALSDDDVLNEDGMRYQNEFVKHKILDIVGDLYLLGSNLIGHYEGYKTGHLLNDQLLSTILAKPDTWSIETFEEDNSPIQFYSEDWQNSL, encoded by the coding sequence ATGATCAAGCAAAGAACCATTAAAAAAGAAGTTAAAGCTAGAGGTATCGGCATTCATAGTGGTAGTGTTGTAAATATGACTTTGATTCCTGCTAAAGAAGACCATGGTGTAGTATTTAGGCGCATGGATGTGGGTGATAAATTGGTGCGTGCACATAGTGCCTTTGTTAATGAGGTGGTGCTTTCTACTGGTCTTGAAAATAAAGGTGTTAAGGTGTCAACAGTTGAGCATTTAATGAGTGCATTTTCAGCTCTTGGGATTGATAATGTTTTAGTAGAACTTGATTCGTTTGAAGTACCAATTATGGACGGCTCATCTGCTCCTTTTATTTTTCTGGTTCAGTCTGCTGGTATTGAAGAACAAAGTACTCATAAAAAATTTTTTGTCATCAAGGATACCATACGAGTAGAAAATGGTGATTCATGGGCACAAGTGTCTAAATATGAAGGATTTAAGGTGTCACTTGAAATTGATTTTGATCATAAAAAAGTTAAGGAAAGTGGAGAGAAATTGAGTATTAATTTTTCCAAACAATCATATTTAAAAGAAATTTCGCGTGCCAGAACTTTTGGTTACATGAAGGATGTAGAAATGATGCAAAGACAAAATTTAGCACTTGGTGCGAGCATGGATAATGCGATTGCTTTAAGTGATGATGATGTTTTAAACGAAGATGGTATGCGTTATCAAAATGAATTTGTTAAACATAAGATTTTGGATATTGTTGGTGACTTATATTTATTAGGTAGTAATCTAATTGGACATTACGAAGGATATAAGACAGGGCATTTGCTTAATGATCAATTGTTATCAACCATTTTAGCAAAGCCTGATACATGGTCTATTGAGACATTTGAAGAAGATAACTCTCCTATTCAATTTTATTCTGAAGATTGGCAAAATTCCTTATAA
- the ilvB gene encoding biosynthetic-type acetolactate synthase large subunit, translating to MKLNGAQILVNSLKSEGVKHIFGYPGGAVLHIYDALNACDEIEHILVRHEQGAAHAADGYTRASGKCGVTLVTSGPGITNAVTGIATAYMDSIPMVIISGQVPSALIGNDAFQEVDAVGITRSCVKHNFLIKNINQIVNTIKKAFHIATTGRPGPVLIDIPKDITIATVEPKPYPNSVEMRSYQVPSRADSAKINAAADLISLAKCPIVYSGGGCIIGNADQELRAFTRQLGFPITQTLMGLGAYPATDKQSLGMLGMHGTYEANMAMHDADCVIAAGVRFDDRVTANIDKFCPNAKIIHIDIDPSSISKNVAVDIAIVGDVKLVLSDLIVKMKTKFIQDISLWWLQIDRWRSVNSLAYQTKLGIIKPQTVIETLYEVTKGNAIVTSDVGQHQMWAAQYYQFDYPRRWINSGGLGTMGFGLPAAMGAKLAKPELNVACVTGEGSIQMMTQELSTMLQYATPVKIINLNNGYLGMVRQWQEFFYEKRYSMSYMDALPNFVKLAESYGHIGIKVEKEQDLKPALIEAFKQKDRTVFLDILTDPTENVFPMIPSGAGHHEMLLAGRDEMASMNDDGLNLV from the coding sequence ATGAAGTTAAATGGTGCTCAAATATTAGTTAACAGTCTTAAAAGTGAAGGGGTTAAGCACATTTTTGGCTATCCTGGTGGTGCAGTTTTACATATTTATGACGCACTAAATGCTTGTGATGAAATTGAACATATTCTTGTTCGCCATGAACAAGGTGCGGCACATGCTGCAGATGGTTATACGCGGGCAAGTGGCAAGTGTGGTGTTACCTTGGTTACTAGTGGGCCTGGTATTACCAATGCAGTTACAGGTATTGCAACTGCATATATGGATTCTATTCCTATGGTTATCATTTCAGGGCAAGTGCCTTCAGCACTTATTGGTAATGATGCGTTTCAAGAAGTTGATGCGGTAGGTATTACTCGTTCATGTGTGAAACATAACTTTTTGATTAAAAATATTAACCAAATTGTTAACACTATAAAGAAAGCATTCCATATTGCCACTACAGGCCGGCCTGGACCTGTGTTAATTGATATCCCTAAAGATATTACTATTGCTACTGTTGAACCAAAACCTTATCCAAATTCAGTTGAAATGCGTTCATATCAAGTTCCATCTCGTGCTGATAGCGCTAAAATTAATGCTGCAGCTGATTTGATTTCATTAGCCAAATGTCCAATTGTATATTCTGGTGGTGGTTGTATTATTGGTAATGCTGATCAAGAACTTCGAGCATTTACACGTCAGTTAGGCTTTCCAATCACACAAACATTGATGGGCTTGGGTGCTTATCCAGCTACGGATAAGCAATCATTAGGTATGTTAGGTATGCATGGTACTTATGAGGCTAATATGGCAATGCATGATGCAGATTGTGTGATTGCTGCAGGTGTTAGATTTGATGACAGAGTGACAGCTAATATTGATAAATTTTGCCCTAATGCTAAGATTATTCATATTGATATTGATCCATCTTCTATTTCCAAGAATGTGGCTGTAGATATAGCAATTGTAGGCGATGTTAAATTAGTACTTAGTGATTTAATTGTTAAGATGAAAACCAAGTTCATTCAAGATATTTCTCTTTGGTGGTTACAAATTGACCGGTGGCGTTCTGTTAATTCTTTGGCTTATCAAACTAAATTAGGTATTATTAAGCCGCAGACTGTTATAGAGACTCTATATGAAGTGACGAAAGGTAATGCTATTGTGACTTCTGATGTGGGTCAACATCAAATGTGGGCAGCGCAATACTATCAATTTGATTATCCACGTCGTTGGATTAACTCTGGAGGTTTAGGTACAATGGGGTTTGGTTTACCGGCTGCCATGGGTGCAAAACTTGCTAAGCCAGAGTTGAATGTTGCGTGTGTAACAGGTGAAGGTAGTATCCAAATGATGACTCAGGAATTATCAACTATGTTGCAATATGCAACACCTGTTAAGATTATTAATCTTAACAATGGCTATTTGGGTATGGTGCGTCAATGGCAAGAGTTTTTCTATGAAAAACGTTATTCCATGTCGTATATGGATGCATTACCTAATTTTGTCAAATTAGCAGAAAGCTATGGGCATATAGGTATTAAAGTTGAAAAAGAACAAGATTTAAAACCAGCATTGATTGAAGCGTTTAAGCAAAAAGATAGAACAGTATTTTTAGATATTTTGACTGATCCTACAGAAAATGTATTTCCAATGATTCCATCAGGCGCAGGACATCATGAAATGTTATTGGCTGGTCGTGATGAGATGGCCTCAATGAATGATGATGGATTGAATTTAGTATGA
- the ilvN gene encoding acetolactate synthase small subunit translates to MRHIISILLENEAGALSRVAGLFSARGFNIESLTVVATNDSTLSRMTIVSIADDGIIEKIVKQLNKLIDVIKVTDLTATEHIERELLLVKVNVNQQTQVNIDKQIDAFSCKLVDVSEDIYTIELAGKSKKINDFLANLDASKILDVSRTGVTGICMKNRNLTKGA, encoded by the coding sequence ATGAGACATATTATTTCAATATTATTAGAAAATGAAGCAGGAGCTCTGTCTAGAGTGGCAGGATTGTTTTCCGCTCGTGGATTTAACATTGAGTCGCTGACAGTTGTAGCAACTAATGATTCAACTTTATCACGTATGACTATTGTTAGTATTGCTGATGATGGAATTATTGAGAAAATTGTTAAGCAACTTAATAAATTGATTGATGTAATTAAAGTAACAGATTTAACCGCAACTGAGCATATTGAGCGCGAACTGTTATTAGTTAAAGTTAATGTTAATCAACAAACACAAGTTAATATTGATAAGCAAATTGATGCTTTTTCATGTAAATTAGTTGATGTATCAGAAGATATTTATACGATTGAGTTGGCAGGAAAGAGTAAAAAAATTAATGATTTTTTAGCAAATTTGGATGCTTCAAAAATTTTAGATGTTTCTAGAACAGGGGTGACTGGTATTTGCATGAAAAATAGGAATTTAACAAAAGGCGCATGA
- the ilvC gene encoding ketol-acid reductoisomerase, which produces MNIYYDKNADLNIIKDMKVAIVGYGSQGHAHANNLRDSNVEVVVALRDGSASSKKASDAGLNVKSIKQATAWADLIMVLAPDEFQAQIYTDSIEPNLKQGATLAFAHGFNIHYNRIIPRADLDVIMIAPKAPGHTVRSEFVKGGGIPDLIAVFQDVSGNAKDTALSYASAIGGGRTGILETSFKDETETDLFGEQVVLCGGTTALVQAGFETLVEAGYEPEMAYFECLHELKLIVDLMYEGGIANMRYSISNTAEYGDITRGSRIVTADTKDEMKKILIEIQNGVFAKEFVANVGELPAHREVQRAHQIEQVGESLRSMMPWINKNKIVDQSKN; this is translated from the coding sequence ATGAATATATATTATGATAAAAATGCAGATTTAAACATTATTAAAGATATGAAGGTTGCTATTGTTGGCTATGGTTCACAAGGCCATGCACATGCAAATAATCTAAGAGATTCTAATGTTGAAGTAGTTGTTGCACTTAGGGATGGTTCTGCATCTTCTAAAAAAGCATCTGACGCTGGATTAAACGTTAAATCAATTAAGCAAGCAACTGCATGGGCAGATTTAATAATGGTTTTAGCGCCTGATGAGTTTCAGGCTCAAATTTATACAGACAGTATTGAACCAAATCTGAAACAAGGTGCAACTTTAGCATTTGCCCATGGTTTTAATATTCATTATAATAGAATTATACCCCGTGCTGATTTAGATGTTATTATGATTGCTCCAAAAGCGCCAGGGCATACAGTACGTTCAGAATTTGTTAAAGGTGGAGGTATTCCAGATCTTATTGCGGTGTTTCAGGATGTTTCAGGTAATGCTAAAGACACTGCTTTGTCTTATGCTTCAGCTATTGGCGGCGGTCGTACTGGTATTTTAGAAACTTCATTTAAAGATGAAACTGAAACAGATTTGTTTGGCGAACAAGTGGTATTATGTGGAGGTACAACTGCTTTGGTTCAAGCAGGTTTTGAAACCTTGGTAGAAGCTGGTTATGAGCCAGAAATGGCATACTTTGAATGTTTACATGAATTAAAGTTGATTGTTGATTTAATGTATGAAGGTGGTATTGCTAATATGCGTTATTCAATTTCAAATACTGCTGAATATGGTGATATTACTCGCGGCTCTCGCATTGTAACTGCTGATACTAAAGATGAAATGAAAAAGATTTTGATTGAAATTCAAAATGGTGTTTTTGCTAAAGAATTTGTTGCTAATGTGGGCGAACTTCCAGCCCATCGAGAAGTGCAGCGAGCACATCAAATTGAACAAGTGGGTGAATCACTTCGATCTATGATGCCTTGGATTAACAAAAATAAAATTGTTGATCAGTCTAAAAATTAG
- the pssA gene encoding CDP-diacylglycerol--serine O-phosphatidyltransferase, giving the protein MERKTKRGIYLLPNILTTFGLFSGFFAIILATKSQYSDAAIAIFIAMLWDGLDGRVARLTNSQSEFGAQYDSMADMISFGVAPALLMYFWLLSDLGKIGWLGAFVYVAAGALRLARFNTQIGIEDKCYFQGLPSPAAAALIAGLVWTKEMIGVTGYDQNLILASWIILVGSGVLMVSNIRYNSFKEINLKGRSSFKLLLFATLIIIVIILEPSAILFVFFFIYALSGLLTTMVEVRKKRRLKKHHLKG; this is encoded by the coding sequence GTGGAAAGAAAAACAAAAAGAGGTATTTATTTACTACCAAATATTCTTACGACATTTGGATTGTTTTCTGGTTTTTTTGCCATTATTCTTGCCACTAAAAGTCAATATAGTGATGCTGCTATTGCAATATTTATTGCTATGTTATGGGATGGACTTGATGGGCGTGTGGCTCGTTTAACTAATTCTCAAAGTGAATTTGGCGCACAGTATGATTCTATGGCCGATATGATTTCATTCGGCGTAGCTCCTGCACTACTAATGTATTTTTGGTTACTGTCTGATTTGGGTAAGATTGGTTGGCTAGGTGCTTTTGTATATGTAGCGGCAGGTGCACTTCGTTTGGCTCGATTTAATACACAAATTGGTATTGAAGATAAATGTTATTTTCAGGGGTTGCCTTCCCCAGCTGCCGCGGCATTAATTGCAGGTTTGGTTTGGACTAAAGAAATGATTGGGGTTACTGGTTATGATCAAAACTTAATTTTAGCCAGTTGGATTATTCTGGTTGGTTCTGGCGTGTTAATGGTTAGTAATATTCGTTACAATAGTTTTAAAGAAATTAATTTAAAAGGTAGATCATCATTTAAATTATTATTATTTGCTACATTGATTATTATTGTTATTATTTTAGAGCCTAGCGCTATTTTATTTGTTTTCTTTTTTATTTATGCACTCTCTGGATTGTTAACAACAATGGTTGAAGTGAGAAAAAAACGTCGTTTAAAAAAACATCATTTAAAAGGTTAA
- a CDS encoding 2-isopropylmalate synthase produces the protein MTNKLIIFDTTLRDGEQSPGASMTKDEKIRIAKVLEKMKVDVIEAGFAIASEGDFEAVQAVANIVQNSVICSLARALDKDIDRAGEALKGANASRIHTFIATSNIHMKMKLQMTPDQVVGQAVRAVKRANRYTDNIEFSPEDAGRSDEDFLCYIIEAVIKAGATTINIPDTVGYNIPHQFGATIKSLIERIPNSDKAIFSAHCHNDLGLAVANSLSAVLNGARQVECTINGLGERAGNTSLEELVMAVRTRQDIFDCDTNIDTMHILSASRLASSVTGFIIQPNKAIVGANAFAHEAGIHQDGVLKHRETYEIMRAEDVGWNANQLVLGKHSGRNAFKVRLAKLGVEFNDDGSLNDAFRRFKELADKKHEIFDEDLQALVSETQTESCDEAIKLVSLKVCTETNEKNTATVVLFINDKKKTATANTSGAVDATFSAINSLASIKINLQLYSVSNVTQGTDALGEVNVRLEYNGRIVNGQGVDTDIITASAKAYVHGLNKVLTVTNKAHPQI, from the coding sequence ATGACTAATAAACTAATTATTTTTGATACAACTCTTCGTGATGGTGAACAATCACCTGGTGCATCCATGACTAAGGATGAAAAAATACGTATTGCTAAAGTGTTGGAAAAAATGAAAGTAGATGTTATTGAAGCAGGTTTTGCTATTGCATCAGAGGGGGATTTTGAAGCCGTACAAGCTGTGGCTAATATAGTACAAAATTCGGTTATTTGTTCATTGGCTAGAGCACTTGATAAAGATATTGATCGTGCAGGTGAGGCATTAAAAGGTGCTAATGCATCCCGTATCCACACTTTTATTGCCACTTCTAATATTCATATGAAGATGAAATTGCAAATGACTCCTGATCAGGTAGTAGGACAAGCGGTTCGTGCTGTCAAGCGAGCCAATCGGTATACAGATAATATAGAATTCTCACCAGAAGATGCAGGTCGATCAGATGAGGATTTTTTGTGCTATATTATTGAGGCTGTGATTAAAGCTGGTGCTACAACTATCAATATTCCTGATACAGTAGGTTACAATATTCCACACCAATTTGGTGCAACCATTAAATCTTTAATTGAACGTATACCAAACTCTGACAAGGCTATTTTTTCAGCACATTGTCATAATGATTTGGGTTTAGCAGTAGCTAATTCATTGTCCGCTGTACTAAATGGTGCAAGGCAAGTTGAATGTACTATTAATGGTTTAGGTGAACGTGCAGGTAATACATCATTAGAAGAGCTTGTTATGGCAGTACGAACCCGCCAAGATATTTTTGACTGTGATACCAATATTGATACCATGCATATTTTATCAGCTTCACGTTTGGCTTCAAGTGTGACAGGTTTTATTATACAACCTAACAAGGCAATTGTTGGTGCAAATGCCTTTGCTCATGAGGCAGGTATTCATCAAGATGGTGTTCTTAAACATCGAGAGACTTATGAAATTATGCGTGCTGAAGATGTTGGTTGGAATGCTAATCAATTAGTATTAGGTAAACATTCAGGTCGTAATGCGTTTAAGGTCAGACTGGCTAAATTGGGTGTTGAATTTAATGATGATGGAAGCCTTAATGATGCTTTTAGACGTTTTAAAGAACTAGCTGATAAAAAACATGAAATTTTCGATGAAGATTTGCAAGCGCTAGTATCTGAAACACAGACAGAGTCCTGTGATGAAGCTATTAAACTAGTGTCTTTGAAGGTATGTACAGAAACTAACGAGAAAAATACGGCAACTGTTGTATTATTTATTAATGATAAAAAGAAAACAGCAACGGCTAATACTTCAGGTGCAGTAGATGCTACCTTTAGTGCAATTAATTCATTGGCGAGTATCAAAATAAACCTTCAATTATATTCTGTTTCAAATGTTACTCAAGGTACAGATGCGCTTGGTGAAGTGAATGTTCGTTTAGAGTATAATGGTCGTATTGTTAATGGACAAGGAGTTGATACTGATATTATTACTGCTAGTGCAAAAGCTTATGTTCATGGTTTAAATAAGGTATTGACTGTAACTAATAAGGCACATCCTCAAATATGA
- a CDS encoding epoxyqueuosine reductase QueH has product MSQVDYSLLGYRRPKLTTPNGETKLLMHSCCAPCSGEIMEALAVSNIDTTIFFYNPNIHPKKEYELRKEENMRFAQKLNMLFIDADYDYNTWFDRTRGQEYEPERGKRCTTCFDMRFEVTVQYAQNHGFNLISSTLGISRWKDINQINNCGIRATQLFKNIYYWDFNWRKQGGSSRMLELSKRETFYQQEYCGCVYSLRDTNRWRVSCGREKVERGVKFYQQTIESSKDV; this is encoded by the coding sequence ATGTCTCAAGTAGATTATAGTTTATTGGGTTATAGACGTCCTAAATTAACTACACCAAATGGTGAAACCAAATTGCTAATGCATTCTTGTTGTGCGCCTTGTTCTGGGGAAATTATGGAAGCTTTAGCAGTATCAAATATTGACACTACTATCTTTTTTTATAATCCTAATATTCACCCAAAAAAAGAATACGAGTTACGCAAAGAGGAAAATATGCGTTTTGCACAAAAGCTTAACATGCTGTTTATTGATGCAGATTATGACTATAATACTTGGTTTGATCGTACTAGAGGTCAAGAGTATGAACCAGAACGTGGTAAGCGTTGTACTACCTGTTTTGATATGCGTTTTGAAGTTACAGTTCAGTATGCTCAGAACCATGGTTTTAATTTAATTTCTTCAACACTTGGTATTTCACGTTGGAAGGATATAAATCAAATTAATAATTGTGGTATACGTGCAACACAGTTATTTAAAAATATTTATTATTGGGATTTTAATTGGCGCAAGCAAGGCGGATCAAGTAGAATGTTAGAATTATCTAAACGTGAAACATTTTATCAACAAGAATATTGTGGTTGTGTTTATTCGCTACGTGACACTAATCGCTGGCGCGTGTCTTGCGGGCGAGAAAAAGTGGAACGTGGAGTTAAATTTTATCAACAAACAATTGAAAGTTCTAAGGATGTTTAA
- the argF gene encoding ornithine carbamoyltransferase — protein sequence MIKHFINLNDLSNYDLTQIIKQAIKLKEQYKSGKINKALENKTLAMIFDKSSTRTRVSFEAGMTQLGGRALFLSDKDIQLGRGEPIIDSAIVISSMVDAIMIRVSSHEDIQTFSEHSSVPIINALSDESHPCQLLADMMTYQEYNGSIANKTVAWIGDGNNMCHTYIQAAKSFNFKLNIAAPKNYQPNQSFIEKYANHIHLFTDIKTACKEVDLIVTDVWASMGQETEQIKREIAFKDFQVDTVLMSKAKPTAVFMHCLPAHRGKEVSANVIDSNQSLVWSEAENRLHVQKALLLYLLN from the coding sequence ATGATAAAACACTTTATTAATCTTAATGACTTATCAAATTATGACTTAACTCAAATCATTAAACAAGCAATTAAACTAAAAGAACAATATAAATCTGGTAAAATCAATAAAGCGTTAGAAAATAAAACATTAGCTATGATTTTTGATAAATCTTCTACACGAACGCGTGTTTCTTTTGAAGCTGGAATGACTCAACTAGGTGGTCGTGCCCTATTCTTATCTGATAAAGATATTCAATTAGGCCGGGGTGAACCAATCATCGACAGTGCAATTGTGATTAGTTCAATGGTTGATGCTATTATGATACGAGTCTCTTCTCATGAGGATATTCAGACCTTTTCAGAACATTCTTCTGTACCGATTATTAATGCGTTATCTGATGAGTCACATCCCTGTCAACTATTAGCTGACATGATGACTTACCAAGAATACAACGGATCTATTGCTAATAAAACTGTAGCTTGGATTGGCGATGGAAATAACATGTGCCACACTTATATACAAGCAGCAAAAAGTTTCAACTTTAAACTTAATATTGCTGCCCCTAAAAATTACCAACCAAATCAAAGTTTTATTGAAAAATATGCCAACCACATTCATTTATTCACCGATATAAAAACAGCATGTAAAGAGGTTGATTTGATAGTAACTGATGTTTGGGCAAGTATGGGGCAAGAAACCGAACAAATAAAACGTGAAATTGCCTTTAAAGACTTTCAAGTCGATACAGTCTTAATGTCAAAAGCCAAACCAACTGCTGTATTTATGCATTGCTTACCTGCACACCGTGGCAAAGAGGTTTCTGCCAACGTCATTGATAGTAATCAAAGTTTAGTTTGGAGTGAAGCTGAAAATCGATTACATGTACAAAAAGCATTACTATTATATTTACTAAATTAA